In Choloepus didactylus isolate mChoDid1 chromosome X, mChoDid1.pri, whole genome shotgun sequence, a genomic segment contains:
- the LOC119522468 gene encoding uncharacterized protein LOC119522468: MWALCSSAGNPLKGTLQIKLAWSLPAVCPQASEVLEGLLMHQYGTLSYPHFLLVHPMDFCGGRTVPYGGRNSSTSGHLDQRSEAAKGSLEDASEPKNGWNCLLHVEVTDKSNNDSRNAVRLERRKAVAKTQTDAALKTPQNQCGCITPRKAGLGLNPSWRPVPRGGEVAAGQFLLCCTETPQIDGREQLSQSPGIASVPFPVGAWSTNRHPRKAIRGEIPGKLGAVGCGPDSPRPLRSLNLGTGLARPCVSGIPPPRVGQECTASLPTAAGRGALGRKPDVNFLFEFYQRGHLRDGGRPCPLLPPGQLPGGDGSFAGHNHFFFQWEVASSLQGGSRPECQRGCPSRGPMLSVIGRDPLIDRVPNLMEPQW, from the exons atgtgggccctgtgcagttcggCAGGGAATCCACTCAAGGGAACCCTCCAGATCAAACTTGCCTGGtccctgcctgctgtgtgcccacaAGCCTCTGAAGTGTTGGAAGGGCTCCTGATGCATCAGTATGGCACCCTCTCCTATCCCCACTTTTTGCTGGTGCACCCCATGGACTTTTGTGGGGGGAGA ACTGTCCCTTATGGAGGCAGAAATAGCTCCACCAGTGGTCACCTGGATCAGAGATCCGAGGCAGCTAAGGGCAGCCTG GAAGATGCCAGCGAACCAAAGAACGGCTGGAATTGCCTCTTACACGTGGAGGTTACTGACAAATCTAATAATGACAGCAGAAATGCTGTCAGGCTGGAGCGAAGGAAGGCAGT GGCTAAGACACAAACTGATGCCGCCCTGAAAACGCCACAGAACCAATGTGGATGCATAACACCTCGCAAAGCGGGGCTAG GCTTGAACCCCAGCTGGAGGCCGGTTCCTCGCGGAGGTGAAGTTGCCGCGGGGCAGTTCCTCCTGTGCTGCACTGAGACTCCACAGATAGACGGAAGGGAGCAGCTGTCACAAAGCCCTGGCATCGCATCAGTTCCTTTTCCGGTTGGAGCTTGGTCCACAAACCGCCACCCAAGAAAGGCGATTCGAGGCGAGATCCCCGGGAAGTTGGGAGCGGTCGGGTGCGGGCCTGATTCTCCCAGGCCCCTGCGCTCCCTCAACCTCGGCACTGGGCTCGCCAGACCCTGTGTGTCTGGGATACCGCCTCCCAGAGTGGGGCAGGAGTGCACAGCTTCTCTCCCCACAGCAGCGGGGAGAGGGGCTCTCGGGAGGAAACCTGACgttaattttctctttgaattcTATCAAAGAGGACACTTGAGAGATGGGGGCCGCCCTTGTCCATTGCTGCCTCCGGGACAGCTGCCTGGCGGGGATGGGAGCTTTGCAGGacacaaccattttttttttcagtgggaGGTGGCATCATCATTGCAGGGCGGCAGTCGGCCTGAGTGTCAGCGGGGTTGCCCATCGCGAGGCCCCATGCTCAG TGTTATTGGAAGAGATCCTCTTATTGACCGTGTACCAAACCTGATGGAGCCTCAGTGGTGA